A single window of Jaculus jaculus isolate mJacJac1 chromosome 14, mJacJac1.mat.Y.cur, whole genome shotgun sequence DNA harbors:
- the F2rl1 gene encoding proteinase-activated receptor 2 isoform X2: protein MGTAPPISGRGVTVEPGFSVDEFSTTVLTGKLTTVFLPVIYTIVFVIGLPSNGMALWVFLFRTKKKHPAVIYMGNLALADLLSVIWFPLKIAYHLHGNDWTYGNTLCKVLISFFYGNMYCSILFMTCLSVQRYWVIVNPMVHPRKQTHIAVGVSLGIWLLITLVTVPLYVMKQTIYIPALNITTCHDVLPEHVLVGDMFNYFLSLAIGVFLFPALLTASAYVLMIRTLRSSAMDKHSEKKRQRAIRLIVTVLAMYLICFTPSNLLLVVHYFLIRSRGQSHVYALYIVALCLSTLNSCLDPFVYYFVSQDFRDQAKNALLCRSVRTVQRMQISLSSKKFSRKSSSYSSSSTTVKTSY, encoded by the coding sequence ATGGGCACGGCCCCTCCAATCTCAGGGAGAGGAGTTACAGTGGAACCCGGTTTCTCTGTGGATGAGTTTTCTACAACTGTCCTCACTGGAAAGTTGACGACGGTCTTTCTTCCAGTCATCTATACCATTGTGTTTGTGATTGGTCTGCCCAGTAATGGCATGGCCCTGTGGGTTTTTCTTTTCCGCACAAAGAAGAAGCACCCCGCTGTGATTTACATGGGCAACCTGGCCTTGGCAGACCTCCTCTCTGTCATCTGGTTCCCCCTGAAGATCGCCTACCACCTACATGGCAATGATTGGACTTACGGGAACACGCTGTGCAAGGTGCTCATCAGCTTTTTCTACGGTAACATGTACTGCTCCATTCTCTTCATGACCTGCCTCAGTGTGCAGAGGTACTGGGTCATCGTGAACCCCATGGTGCACCCCAGGAAGCAGACACACATCGCCGTGGGTGTCTCTCTGGGAATCTGGCTGCTGATCACGCTGGTCACCGTCCCTTTGTACGTCATGAAGCAGACCATCTACATCCCAGCCCTCAACATCACCACCTGTCACGACGTCTTGCCGGAGCACGTGCTGGTGGGGGACATGTTCAATTACTTCCTCTCTCTGGCCATCGGCGTCTTTTTGTTCCCAGCCCTCCTCACAGCGTCGGCCTACGTGCTCATGATCCGGACGCTCCGCTCTTCGGCCATGGACAAGCATTCggaaaagaagaggcagagggcCATCCGACTCATCGTCACAGTCCTGGCCATGTACTTGATCTGCTTCACTCCCAGTAACCTTCTGCTCGTGGTGCATTACTTCCTGATCAGGAGCCGAGGCCAGAGCCACGTGTACGCGCTGTACATCGTGGCCCTCTGCCTGTCCACCCTCAACAGCTGCCTCGACCCTTTTGTCTATTACTTCGTGTCACAAGACTTCCGCGACCAGGCAAAGAACGCCCTCCTTTGTCGGAGTGTCCGCACCGTGCAGCGGATGCAAATCTCCCTTTCCTCCAAGAAGTTCTCCAGGAAATCCAGCTCTTACTCTTCCAGTTCAACCACCGTCAAAACTTCCTACTGA
- the F2rl1 gene encoding proteinase-activated receptor 2 isoform X1: MRGARAVWLLAGALLMVASASGNRTSQGAIRPSKGRSLIGKMGTAPPISGRGVTVEPGFSVDEFSTTVLTGKLTTVFLPVIYTIVFVIGLPSNGMALWVFLFRTKKKHPAVIYMGNLALADLLSVIWFPLKIAYHLHGNDWTYGNTLCKVLISFFYGNMYCSILFMTCLSVQRYWVIVNPMVHPRKQTHIAVGVSLGIWLLITLVTVPLYVMKQTIYIPALNITTCHDVLPEHVLVGDMFNYFLSLAIGVFLFPALLTASAYVLMIRTLRSSAMDKHSEKKRQRAIRLIVTVLAMYLICFTPSNLLLVVHYFLIRSRGQSHVYALYIVALCLSTLNSCLDPFVYYFVSQDFRDQAKNALLCRSVRTVQRMQISLSSKKFSRKSSSYSSSSTTVKTSY; this comes from the exons ATGCGGGGTGCCAGAGCGGTGTGGCTGCTGGCCGGCGCCCTCCTGATGGTGGCCTCGGCCTCGGGCAATCGCACCTCCCAAG GAGCCATCAGGCCCTCTAAAGGGAGGAGTCTTATTGGTAAGATGGGCACGGCCCCTCCAATCTCAGGGAGAGGAGTTACAGTGGAACCCGGTTTCTCTGTGGATGAGTTTTCTACAACTGTCCTCACTGGAAAGTTGACGACGGTCTTTCTTCCAGTCATCTATACCATTGTGTTTGTGATTGGTCTGCCCAGTAATGGCATGGCCCTGTGGGTTTTTCTTTTCCGCACAAAGAAGAAGCACCCCGCTGTGATTTACATGGGCAACCTGGCCTTGGCAGACCTCCTCTCTGTCATCTGGTTCCCCCTGAAGATCGCCTACCACCTACATGGCAATGATTGGACTTACGGGAACACGCTGTGCAAGGTGCTCATCAGCTTTTTCTACGGTAACATGTACTGCTCCATTCTCTTCATGACCTGCCTCAGTGTGCAGAGGTACTGGGTCATCGTGAACCCCATGGTGCACCCCAGGAAGCAGACACACATCGCCGTGGGTGTCTCTCTGGGAATCTGGCTGCTGATCACGCTGGTCACCGTCCCTTTGTACGTCATGAAGCAGACCATCTACATCCCAGCCCTCAACATCACCACCTGTCACGACGTCTTGCCGGAGCACGTGCTGGTGGGGGACATGTTCAATTACTTCCTCTCTCTGGCCATCGGCGTCTTTTTGTTCCCAGCCCTCCTCACAGCGTCGGCCTACGTGCTCATGATCCGGACGCTCCGCTCTTCGGCCATGGACAAGCATTCggaaaagaagaggcagagggcCATCCGACTCATCGTCACAGTCCTGGCCATGTACTTGATCTGCTTCACTCCCAGTAACCTTCTGCTCGTGGTGCATTACTTCCTGATCAGGAGCCGAGGCCAGAGCCACGTGTACGCGCTGTACATCGTGGCCCTCTGCCTGTCCACCCTCAACAGCTGCCTCGACCCTTTTGTCTATTACTTCGTGTCACAAGACTTCCGCGACCAGGCAAAGAACGCCCTCCTTTGTCGGAGTGTCCGCACCGTGCAGCGGATGCAAATCTCCCTTTCCTCCAAGAAGTTCTCCAGGAAATCCAGCTCTTACTCTTCCAGTTCAACCACCGTCAAAACTTCCTACTGA